The Romeriopsis navalis LEGE 11480 genome includes the window ATGTGAGGATATTGCCGCACAAATTGTGGTTGCCGCTCAGATCGCGAACATGAAGTTTACGCTCTTTACCTACGCAATATATTCTCTGCTGATTGCGCTGTTATGTATGCCAATTTTCGGTTTGCTGAATCTAGCCTTTTTTCGGAAGTAATGCGAGCAGGCGATGCAATCACTTTTTTACTATGTTGTTCAAATTGATCGCGCAGAATATAGCCGTGCGGCAAAAGTTACAAGAGATTTAACGGGTGAAGCAGGTTTAGCACTCCTAAAAAGCATCACCCAGGAAGCGATCGATGTGGGGCTAAAGGCGGTCGGAACGACGCGCGCGCAGTCTGTGCGATCAACACGTGGCGATGATGCAATTATTTTCTTCGAAGATGCGGCCTCAGCGCATCGCTTTGCTCAAGCGGTACATGGGCATACACAAGCAGCTAATCAGGACAAACAAGCAGCAGCAAAGTGTTGGTTCAGAATCGGCTGTGCCTATGGCGAATTAACCTTCATGCACAACCAATTGGAAGCCGATCCAAGTGGCTGGGTGCTGGCCGTCGTCGCACGATTGCATCAGGCAGGAGAGCCTGGCGAGTTTTTGATTGACCGTGACACGTATTCGGCACTGCCCCCCGATTTACAGCAGTTGTATGGCGCGGCAGAATCCGTTAAAGGAAAAAGCCATGATACAGAATTTGCCTGTCGTCGTTGGTGCGTTGTTCCTGAAGCAAAACAGCAAATTCAGCCGGTAAACTTACGGATTATGCCGCATGTGCGGTTGCCCGATAACTTTGTGGAGCGGCCTGATGCATTGGAAGCAGTAAAGGAAAAGCTGCTGGCGGAGGACGATGATCAACAGTCAGTCCCAGACCAGCAAACGCTAGTGGTGAGTGCAATCGCTGGTTTGGGTGGCCTCGGGAAATCGGTATTAGCGACGGCTTTGGTACTCGATCACGAAGTTCAGGCGCGGTTTGCCGATGGGATTTTGTGGGTGACTTTGGGTCAGAATCCGGATTTGTTGGGGCTGGTTGGGGAATGGATTCGGACGCTGGATAAGTCGCGGGAGAGCTTCAGCGCAACGACGATGGAATCGGCGAGTGGGTATTTGCATAATCTGCTGGCGGAAA containing:
- a CDS encoding NB-ARC domain-containing protein gives rise to the protein MQSLFYYVVQIDRAEYSRAAKVTRDLTGEAGLALLKSITQEAIDVGLKAVGTTRAQSVRSTRGDDAIIFFEDAASAHRFAQAVHGHTQAANQDKQAAAKCWFRIGCAYGELTFMHNQLEADPSGWVLAVVARLHQAGEPGEFLIDRDTYSALPPDLQQLYGAAESVKGKSHDTEFACRRWCVVPEAKQQIQPVNLRIMPHVRLPDNFVERPDALEAVKEKLLAEDDDQQSVPDQQTLVVSAIAGLGGLGKSVLATALVLDHEVQARFADGILWVTLGQNPDLLGLVGEWIRTLDKSRESFSATTMESASGYLHNLLAERRMLLVVDDVWNAAHAEWFRVGGAGCRVLVTTREAQIDGAEYYPLDLMTENEAIELVRGKLKTQWDESQAVAVKQFARVVGYLPLALDLSVNLVVDGLSWGELQAEFEAEQRAVDLELLNSTEALEDLPEGRQRKYSLRACFNLSLKRLQPEQLRRFAWLGVLPEDVRVDARMAQTLWDVPEVMAKRGLIELFRRSFLTSAGESVEGYPLYRVHDLMHDTARGLIENGELGVENLEKAHGAFVDRYGALDYGQKLCGLPKDGYIQRHLTWHL